A genomic segment from Conger conger chromosome 2, fConCon1.1, whole genome shotgun sequence encodes:
- the LOC133121324 gene encoding galactose-binding lectin l-1-like, which yields MELKVSGVIKPDPIRFMINVGRSTENIALHFNPRFNIYGDVRTIVMNSKEGNSWKEEQRDGNFPFEAGKEFEVTIVFNFDTFDIYLANGDKLQFPNRLGDKKYKYIYFGGDATIQRITVEPSQKPTKR from the exons ATGGAACTGAAGGTCAGCGGTGTCATCAAACCCGATCCGATTCG TTTCATGATCAATGTGGGCCGCTCCACGGAAAATATTGCGCTGCACTTTAACCCACGCTTCAACATTTATGGGGACGTCCGCACCATAGTCATGAACTCGAAGGAGGGCAACTCCTGGAAAGAAGAGCAGAGGGATGGAAACTTCCCCTTCGAGGCAGGGAAGGAGTTTGAG GTGACCATTGTCTTCAACTTTGACACTTTCGACATTTATCTAGCGAACGGCGACAAGTTGCAGTTCCCCAACCGTCTGGGTGacaagaaatacaaatacatatactttGGTGGAGATGCCACAATCCAACGCATAACTGTGGAACCATCTCAAAAACCAACCAAGAGATAG